From Deltaproteobacteria bacterium, a single genomic window includes:
- the msrP gene encoding protein-methionine-sulfoxide reductase catalytic subunit MsrP, giving the protein MKKETDISPLEITDEDLYLNRREFIAATAAIAVTGAIPDLFAREGDADLKLNVGKSGAYTGGEKTTPVLDATHYNNFYEFSTEKEDVAERSKSFRTRPWTVSVEGHVNKPRLYDIDEVMKIFPLEERIYRFRCVEAWSMVIPWVGFPLGDFIKRCEPTSKAKFVEFMTLKDQKQMPGQTLDVLDWPYIEGLRFDEALNPLTMLAVGMYGKVLFNQNGAPLRLVVPWKYGFKNIKSIVRIRFVEQMPISAWMKASPREYGFYSNVNPEIDHPRWSQARERRIGEIAKRNTLMFNGYGKQVAHMYAGMDLRKYF; this is encoded by the coding sequence ATCAAGAAAGAAACTGATATTTCACCTTTAGAGATTACCGATGAAGACCTCTACCTTAATCGTCGCGAATTTATAGCTGCGACAGCCGCTATTGCCGTAACAGGGGCGATTCCCGATTTATTTGCACGGGAAGGTGATGCCGACCTTAAGCTTAACGTGGGTAAAAGCGGTGCATACACCGGGGGCGAGAAAACCACCCCCGTTTTGGACGCCACTCACTACAACAACTTTTATGAGTTCTCTACAGAAAAAGAGGATGTAGCCGAACGTAGCAAAAGCTTCCGTACCCGTCCGTGGACCGTTTCAGTGGAAGGACATGTTAACAAACCCAGGCTTTACGATATTGATGAGGTCATGAAAATATTTCCCTTGGAAGAGCGCATCTACCGGTTCCGTTGCGTGGAGGCGTGGTCAATGGTTATTCCCTGGGTCGGCTTTCCCCTCGGCGATTTCATAAAAAGGTGTGAGCCAACCTCTAAGGCGAAATTCGTAGAATTCATGACACTGAAGGACCAGAAGCAGATGCCGGGGCAGACCCTCGATGTGCTTGACTGGCCTTATATTGAGGGCCTGAGGTTTGATGAGGCATTGAACCCCTTGACCATGCTGGCCGTGGGGATGTATGGGAAGGTGTTGTTTAACCAGAATGGCGCCCCCCTGAGACTCGTAGTGCCCTGGAAGTACGGTTTTAAGAACATCAAGTCTATTGTCCGTATCCGCTTTGTTGAGCAGATGCCGATTAGCGCATGGATGAAGGCAAGCCCCCGAGAATACGGATTTTACTCCAACGTAAACCCCGAGATAGACCACCCCCGTTGGAGCCAGGCAAGGGAGCGTCGGATTGGTGAGATTGCGAAGCGAAATACTCTTATGTTTAACGGATACGGTAAACAGGTTGCGCACATGTATGCGGGTATGGACCTCAGGAAGTACTTTTGA
- a CDS encoding DUF1841 family protein gives MASDALKKAAIQQRMLFRQSIYYIWGMVKSDRRDELSEKENNFAEILMDHEEYGDHFENIEILDGREYDAGAMFNPFLHISTHQMVEDQLSANLPVQATSLYAALEGKGFSHHEAVHVIMMILVHVMHASALGKNPFEAARYKRLLIKCAAAEPSEIEKIIEEDLSSYTTCH, from the coding sequence ATGGCCAGCGACGCATTAAAAAAAGCTGCAATACAGCAAAGGATGTTATTCCGCCAGAGCATCTATTATATCTGGGGCATGGTTAAGTCTGACAGGCGGGATGAATTATCGGAAAAAGAGAATAACTTTGCGGAAATCTTGATGGATCACGAAGAGTATGGCGACCATTTTGAAAACATCGAAATTCTTGACGGCCGTGAATATGATGCCGGAGCAATGTTTAATCCCTTCCTGCATATCAGCACCCATCAGATGGTTGAGGATCAGCTCTCGGCAAATTTACCCGTACAAGCCACCTCGTTATATGCAGCCTTAGAGGGCAAGGGATTCTCTCACCATGAGGCTGTTCATGTGATTATGATGATTCTCGTTCATGTGATGCATGCATCGGCATTAGGTAAAAACCCCTTTGAAGCCGCCCGTTATAAACGATTGCTGATCAAATGCGCAGCGGCTGAACCATCTGAGATAGAGAAGATCATTGAAGAAGATTTATCAAGCTACACAACCTGCCATTAA
- a CDS encoding sulfoxide reductase heme-binding subunit YedZ: MRVWTSGSTFDGNLHVKCADRLKIVFCIIYLLPVSRLVFLAFTLGLGANPIEKVIHTTGDWALNLLLLTLTITPLCSLTGWSWPAKLRKMSGLFSFLYAGLHFITYIVLDQGLSWSAISDDVIKHKRIAVGFASLLLLVPPAVTSVSGMRGLLGYERWKNLQITVYAAAVGGVVHYLWLVKRDTRRPLAYAVVLFILFGYRALEYLLKQRKKRRITLSDGNR; this comes from the coding sequence ATGCGGGTATGGACCTCAGGAAGTACTTTTGATGGGAATCTGCATGTGAAGTGCGCTGACCGCCTCAAAATTGTCTTTTGCATTATTTATCTCCTGCCGGTTTCACGGCTGGTCTTTCTCGCATTCACTTTGGGGCTTGGAGCCAACCCGATAGAAAAGGTCATCCATACGACTGGCGACTGGGCTCTTAATTTGCTGTTGCTCACACTTACGATTACCCCACTCTGCAGTCTCACCGGATGGTCATGGCCCGCCAAATTACGTAAAATGTCGGGGCTTTTCAGCTTTCTTTACGCTGGCCTCCATTTCATTACTTATATTGTACTCGACCAAGGCCTTTCCTGGTCGGCTATAAGCGATGATGTGATAAAACACAAACGCATAGCTGTTGGTTTTGCGAGCCTGCTTCTACTCGTCCCTCCCGCTGTTACATCGGTTAGCGGCATGAGGGGGCTGCTGGGATACGAAAGATGGAAAAACCTGCAAATCACAGTCTATGCCGCCGCTGTAGGGGGGGTGGTCCATTACCTTTGGCTTGTAAAAAGAGATACGAGGCGGCCGCTCGCTTATGCTGTAGTTTTATTTATACTATTTGGGTACAGGGCTCTGGAATATTTGCTTAAGCAAAGGAAGAAGCGACGCATTACGCTCTCTGACGGCAACAGATAA
- a CDS encoding catalase, whose product MAAKKKLTTRNGSPVADNQNTMTAGPRGPVLMQDVWFLEKLAHFDREVIPERRMHAKGSGAYGTFTVTHDITKYTKAKIFSKVGKNTDCFVRFSTVAGERGAADAERDIRGFAMKFYTEEGNWDLVGNNTPVFFLRDPLKFPDLNHAVKRDPRTNMRSAKNNWDFWTSLPEALHQVTIVMSDRGIPATYRHMHGFGSHTFSFINAKNQRFWVKFHLKTQQGIKNLTDQQAEELVGKDRESHQRDLYESIEKKDFPRWIFSVQIMPEKDASTCSYHPFDLTKVWLHKDYPLMEVGVLALNRNPENYFAEVEQSAFNPANVVPGIGFSPDKMLQGRLFSYGDAQRYRLGVNHQQIPVNAPRCPYHSYHRDGAMRVDGNYGSTIGYEPNSYSEWQEQPKFAEPPLKLNGAADHWNYREDDNDYYTQPGKLFRLMNAAQQKVLFENTARAMGDAPKMVKVRHISNCMKADPTYGKGIAKALGIPMSEVPK is encoded by the coding sequence ATGGCAGCGAAGAAAAAATTGACTACCAGGAACGGTTCACCCGTTGCAGACAATCAAAACACGATGACAGCCGGACCGCGTGGTCCAGTGCTTATGCAGGATGTCTGGTTCCTCGAAAAACTGGCCCACTTCGACCGGGAGGTAATTCCCGAACGTCGGATGCATGCCAAGGGGTCCGGCGCCTACGGCACCTTTACCGTCACCCATGACATCACCAAGTACACTAAAGCTAAAATCTTCTCCAAGGTGGGCAAGAATACCGACTGTTTCGTACGTTTTTCTACTGTCGCCGGCGAGCGCGGTGCGGCAGATGCCGAACGCGACATCCGGGGTTTTGCCATGAAATTCTACACCGAGGAAGGGAACTGGGATCTGGTGGGCAATAACACGCCTGTATTCTTCCTGCGCGATCCCCTCAAGTTTCCCGACCTCAACCATGCCGTGAAGCGTGACCCCCGTACGAACATGCGTAGTGCCAAAAACAACTGGGACTTCTGGACCTCACTGCCGGAAGCACTCCACCAGGTGACCATCGTCATGAGCGACCGGGGCATCCCCGCTACTTACCGTCACATGCACGGCTTCGGCAGCCACACCTTCAGCTTCATCAACGCCAAGAACCAGCGGTTTTGGGTCAAGTTCCACCTCAAAACCCAGCAGGGGATCAAGAATTTGACCGACCAGCAGGCTGAGGAGCTTGTCGGTAAGGATCGGGAGAGCCACCAGCGCGACCTCTACGAGAGTATCGAAAAAAAAGACTTCCCCCGCTGGATCTTCTCTGTTCAGATCATGCCGGAGAAGGACGCGTCAACCTGCTCCTACCACCCCTTCGACCTCACTAAGGTCTGGCTCCACAAGGATTATCCCCTGATGGAGGTGGGTGTCCTCGCACTGAACCGCAACCCCGAAAACTACTTCGCCGAGGTCGAGCAGTCGGCCTTCAACCCGGCTAATGTCGTCCCGGGCATAGGTTTTTCACCAGACAAGATGCTCCAGGGGCGGCTGTTCTCCTACGGTGACGCGCAACGCTACCGTCTCGGTGTGAACCACCAGCAGATCCCGGTCAACGCCCCCCGTTGCCCATACCACAGCTATCACCGTGATGGCGCCATGCGGGTGGACGGTAATTATGGCAGCACTATCGGCTACGAACCCAATAGCTATAGTGAATGGCAGGAACAGCCGAAATTCGCCGAACCGCCGCTGAAGCTGAATGGGGCAGCGGATCACTGGAATTATCGCGAAGACGATAATGACTATTACACACAGCCTGGCAAGCTATTCCGCCTGATGAATGCCGCACAGCAGAAAGTTCTTTTTGAAAACACAGCCCGCGCTATGGGCGATGCACCCAAGATGGTCAAGGTCCGCCATATCAGCAATTGCATGAAGGCAGATCCAACCTACGGCAAAGGAATCGCCAAGGCTCTGGGCATTCCGATGAGCGAAGTTCCGAAATAG
- a CDS encoding DUF4118 domain-containing protein — protein sequence MDNKEFELGEKLLVCVTPGLSSTKLISSTKRLADSLRAKWYAVYVEEPNVLNSPEGERNSAVDHLRLAEQLGAETFLLTGRNIAEELVNLAKSRSITKIVAGKPRRSLWKSIFLRSPLDQLLRLSGEIDVYVISGKSGEQTETSYVVRPPKIHISDYGAGILFFIIANILCFIMYPYFHLSNLIMVYLLGVMLTAVSCGRGPAILISCLSVLSFDFFFIPPRFSFTVEEAQDVVTFIVMLLVAMVISHLASNMRQQANVAHVQERQAAAMHGLSRQLASIRGIENILKITIQYISEVFDSKVAVLLPDKNGNLHIAAGDAASVFERDILKEMKNARSAFDIGKIIGRGAEASSNTDMLYAPLQAVSTTLGVIALRPAEPERFMLQGQLHLLESLAKQVALSLEVERLTGSGLAP from the coding sequence ATGGATAATAAAGAATTTGAGTTAGGCGAAAAACTCCTGGTATGCGTGACCCCCGGGTTATCCTCCACCAAACTTATCAGTTCTACAAAGAGGCTGGCTGACAGTTTGCGTGCCAAGTGGTATGCGGTATATGTTGAAGAACCGAATGTACTCAACTCACCCGAGGGAGAACGAAACAGTGCAGTCGATCATTTACGCTTGGCTGAACAATTGGGAGCGGAGACATTTCTTTTAACCGGCCGCAATATAGCCGAAGAGCTTGTTAACTTGGCAAAAAGTCGTAGTATTACCAAGATTGTTGCTGGTAAACCACGACGCTCCCTATGGAAGAGTATTTTCTTGAGGAGTCCTTTGGATCAGTTGCTGCGCTTGAGTGGTGAAATAGACGTCTATGTAATCTCTGGCAAGAGCGGTGAACAAACCGAGACAAGTTATGTTGTCCGACCCCCAAAGATCCATATATCAGACTATGGTGCGGGTATACTTTTCTTTATCATCGCTAACATACTCTGTTTTATCATGTACCCCTACTTCCATCTTAGCAACCTCATTATGGTGTATTTGCTCGGCGTTATGCTGACAGCCGTCAGCTGTGGCCGAGGCCCGGCTATTCTTATTTCTTGCCTGAGTGTCCTATCGTTTGATTTCTTTTTTATTCCTCCACGCTTTTCTTTTACGGTGGAGGAAGCGCAAGATGTCGTTACGTTTATTGTTATGTTGCTTGTGGCTATGGTCATCAGTCACTTGGCCTCAAACATGCGTCAGCAAGCCAATGTTGCCCATGTTCAGGAACGACAGGCCGCCGCTATGCATGGACTCAGTCGCCAGCTTGCCAGTATCAGGGGTATTGAGAATATTTTAAAGATCACGATACAATATATTTCTGAGGTTTTCGATAGCAAGGTTGCGGTATTACTTCCCGACAAGAACGGAAATTTGCACATAGCTGCCGGTGATGCTGCTTCTGTTTTTGAGAGGGATATACTGAAAGAAATGAAGAATGCCCGATCGGCCTTTGATATTGGCAAAATTATAGGCCGGGGGGCAGAAGCTTCCTCCAATACCGACATGCTCTATGCACCTTTACAGGCAGTTAGTACCACTCTGGGTGTTATTGCTTTAAGGCCTGCCGAACCAGAACGCTTTATGCTTCAGGGGCAATTACATTTACTAGAATCACTGGCCAAACAAGTCGCACTATCATTAGAAGTTGAACGCCTGACTGGAAGTGGTTTAGCCCCTTGA
- a CDS encoding integration host factor subunit alpha: MSLTKNNLVTVLNEQAGLSRKDCASAVDSTFDIMKAELEKGNDVKISGFGKWTVKAKKERNGRNPQTGKDMAITARKVVIFKTSPVLKGALNS, encoded by the coding sequence ATGTCACTTACTAAAAACAATCTCGTCACCGTACTCAACGAACAGGCAGGTCTATCCAGAAAAGATTGCGCGTCTGCGGTGGATTCAACCTTCGACATCATGAAAGCTGAGCTGGAAAAAGGCAATGATGTCAAAATATCCGGCTTCGGGAAATGGACTGTCAAGGCCAAGAAGGAGCGCAACGGCAGAAACCCGCAAACTGGTAAGGACATGGCCATCACCGCAAGGAAGGTCGTCATTTTTAAAACATCGCCGGTATTGAAGGGCGCTTTAAATAGCTGA
- a CDS encoding MBL fold metallo-hydrolase — protein sequence MMLKMMAVGSYQANCYILGCKKTMEGIVIDPGGEAFRIVKEVSNTGLRIKYIIITHGHHDHTGAAKELKGIIKAPVWIHQLDAPGLGFPPDGTLVEGQEIEVGTYRIRVIHTPGHSPGGVCLYAPGAVFTGDTLFSGSIGRTDFPGGDHQKLIRGVMEKIFPLGDDLRVYPGHGPASTIGQERLRNPFFRR from the coding sequence ATTATGCTCAAGATGATGGCTGTTGGCTCGTATCAGGCGAACTGTTATATACTGGGATGTAAAAAGACCATGGAGGGGATTGTCATTGATCCTGGGGGTGAGGCGTTTCGCATTGTAAAAGAGGTATCCAATACTGGTCTCAGGATAAAATATATCATAATCACCCATGGCCATCATGACCACACAGGCGCGGCGAAGGAGCTAAAGGGCATTATAAAGGCCCCTGTATGGATACACCAGCTGGATGCTCCCGGACTGGGTTTCCCGCCTGACGGGACACTTGTTGAAGGACAGGAAATTGAAGTTGGTACATATAGGATAAGGGTGATCCATACACCCGGGCATTCTCCTGGTGGCGTATGTCTTTACGCGCCAGGAGCTGTCTTTACTGGGGATACACTTTTTTCCGGTTCCATAGGACGCACCGACTTTCCTGGCGGCGATCATCAGAAACTGATTAGGGGGGTAATGGAAAAGATATTTCCCCTTGGAGACGATTTACGCGTATATCCGGGGCATGGGCCTGCCTCCACCATAGGTCAGGAGAGGCTGAGGAATCCATTTTTCAGGCGCTGA